GCGTCAAAAATCATTGATACCTTGTTAGATGCTCGGCAAATGTTTCCAGGCAAGCGCAACTCTTTAGATGCATTATGCGAGCGCTTTTCCATCAGCAATGAGCATCGCACTCTTCACGGCGCTTTACTTGATGCACAACTTTTAGCTGAAGTGTATATTGCCATGACCAGAGGTCAAGAAGACCTCTCAATTGATTTGATTGATTACACCGTAGGCGCTGATGCTTCGGGCAACACCAAACCTATTCCTACGAACTTAAAAGTTTTCGCCGCAAGCCCAGATGAATGTCAGCAACATGAGAAGATTCTTGCTGAAATCGCTAAGGGAAGCAAGAAAGAGCCCGTGTGGACACCTACATCTGTAGCTAACTAGGATTTTTCCTCAACAAAACTGATATATAGTGCTTCCAAATCTTTGACGTATTGATGTGTATCGAATAAGGATTTGGTTAAACGGTGATCACACAACTTGTTTTTGATTTGCTTTAATAACTCTGGATTGTGAGAATATTCCAAGGCCTTCGAGTAATAAGATTGCATTGATTCTGAAATTAACTCGGGCATATCAAGAGCTGTTAACTGACTGGCTGCGACCCTTCCAGCAAATGTATCGCCTAAGATCGTCAACACAGGCAGACCCGCCCATAAAGCATCAGCAGCAGTAGTGTGCGCATTAAAGTACGGAGTATCTAAAAACAAATCTGCTAAACGCAATCTACTTAAATGATCTACCCTAGATGGAACACGCTCAGCAAAAAGAATCCTGTTGGAATCCACTCCACGCATATGAGAGTGCTGCTTGAGGTTTGCTATAGCAGCGGCTGAAGGCTTAGAAAGCCATAAAACACTACCTGGAGTTTGTTTTAATAATTCCATCCATACGTCAAAGATCTGGGGCGTGATCTTATAGGAATTGTTGAATGAGGCAAATACAAATCCGCTATCTGGAAGACCTTGACTTTGTCTTGAAGGAATTGGCCCAAATTCCTCATGAGAAATAATGCTATCAGCCGGAAAAAATGAATGGGGCATACAAGCAAGCTTCTCAACATAATATGACTGATGCTCAGGGGGTACGGCAATTTGGTCGCAAACTAGATAGTCGTAAAAATCGGCGCCAAGGGTACCCGCATAACCTAAATAATTCACCTGAACTGGTGCAAGCTTGAGCCCAAACAAACCCGTTCTAGCGTTGGCGGTATGACCATTTAAGTCAATCGCAATATCAAA
This genomic interval from Polynucleobacter necessarius contains the following:
- the dnaQ gene encoding DNA polymerase III subunit epsilon; translated protein: MRQVILDTETTGLNPATGDRVIEIGCVEVIDRRLTDRTFHYYINPERDIDAGAFAVHGLSREFLSDKPVFGSIVDQLIEFVDGAEIVIHNAAFDLGFLDNEFALLKRPPFRSLASKIIDTLLDARQMFPGKRNSLDALCERFSISNEHRTLHGALLDAQLLAEVYIAMTRGQEDLSIDLIDYTVGADASGNTKPIPTNLKVFAASPDECQQHEKILAEIAKGSKKEPVWTPTSVAN